Proteins encoded by one window of Cyprinus carpio isolate SPL01 chromosome B6, ASM1834038v1, whole genome shotgun sequence:
- the LOC109077453 gene encoding LOW QUALITY PROTEIN: collagen alpha-2(V) chain-like (The sequence of the model RefSeq protein was modified relative to this genomic sequence to represent the inferred CDS: inserted 4 bases in 2 codons; deleted 1 base in 1 codon), with protein sequence MTSAYHLRIPVWLGICLAQVLLITCQDVKIEETKNCKDGDQNYLENEIWKPEPCRLCVCDKGQVICEEIRCEDPKGCEELMIPEGECCPVCQTFASARGRIETIAFKGQKGEPGDVPFIAGLPGRPGAMGPPGADGRPGYPGSKGRRGVPGPPGFDGEPGVPGMPGEPGPVGNSLPGSQFSSQMASGFQDGKLGMSAMVSGAPGETGPRGHPGPPGPPGPTGAQGAPGDAGDPGPMGSFGPRGPDGPPGKPGPDGEPGPPGNTGEKGFPGSAGSRGFPGLPGQSGMKGQMGHPGLQGAKGEPGAVGSKGESGTPGGMGLVGPQGPTGMPGERGRIGPTGPVGRRGLSGNVGKPGPLGPMGIAGTPGFPGGPGMKGEAGATGPRGTSGLQGPRGEPGRQGSPGQQGNQGPSGTDGTPGVKGPPGIPGVQGPVGLNGQPGPPGPQGSTGHPGAKGQVGDLGSPGFKGEPGAKGELGPPGVQGEMGPMGEEGKRGPRGDAGAIGPPGPAGERGAPGNRGFPGADGLPGQKGAQGERGVPGSSGPKGATGDPGRPGETGITGARGLTGILGMQGAEGKIGPQGAPGDDGNPGTAGSTGTRGAAGPMGLPGPKGFSGDPGKAGEAGSPGASGQRGPNGKDGEEGPAGTPGPLGVAGKRGEQGPPGLTGFQGLPGPPGPPGESGKPGDEGIHGEAGGAGQTGPRGERGTPGERGEPGPNGLPGQKGSPGTPGPDGPKGKPGPAGTVGEPGPPGLQGMPGERGITGPAGPKGESGAMGDRGAEGAAGNDGARGLPGPVGPVGPAGPPGEKGEQGPRGPAGSPGSRAMAGSPGEPGPTGPVGFAGPPGPDGQPGVKGETGEEGAKGEAGSPGPRGMAGKPGPQGVVGITGLKGGRGTQGAAGPSGFPGSPGGVGPPGSAGPVGEPGPIGAPGKEGPPGLXEPGGHGRQGERGNPGPAGSPGDKGEPGEDGLPCPDGPPGPAGTPGQRGLVGLPGMRGERGMAGLPGPAGQPGKAGTPGPQGTKGGAGPVGLPGAAGPRGEMLAQRVWLELMEFKELMASLDPEVTEESQDQRVLQVVREHQEPQDLLEHLEIQDREEIRFISRFNRRYFTGARGPPGPDGQAGTRGKKGPQGPMGDKGDKGDAGERGQKGHRGFTGLHGLPGSSGAPGDDGPIGIIGPSGQRGPPGLFGPAGKEGDMGSPGAVGAPGSRGAPGDIGPEGPPGEPGPAGPPGXPGPPTAAVDDLFGTNFDLVEFEPEEPQPPPEFNEDEARPNNGSDAVRVDSEVHLSLKSLGSQLDSMRSPDGTRQYPARTCQDLKQCYPLKKSGEYWIDPNEGSPRDAIQVYCNMEMGETCIPANPASIPRKNWWTSHSSIPKPVWFGTIINRGTKFTYGNKETPANAVIRPVRFLRLLSKEAAQTVTYHCKNSVAYKDEKNSNLKKALVLKSSDGQDITAYSNNRLEYTVSEDGCSKPNGEWGKTVFEFRTHKTFTAAIVDLAPVDVGGKDQEFGIDIGHTSIDLP encoded by the exons ATGACCTCAGCTTATCACCTCAGGATACCTGTATGGCTGGGGATCTGTTTGGCCCAGGTGTTATTGATCACATGCCAAGATGTCAAGATCG AGGAGACGAAAAACTGTAAAGATGGTGATCAGAATTATTTAGAAAATGAGATTTGGAAGCCAGAGCCGTGCAGACTGTGTGTATGTGATAAAGGCCAGGTGATCTGTGAGGAGATCCGCTGTGAGGATCCGAAGGGATGCGAAGAGCTCATGATCCCGGAGGGAGAGTGCTGCCCTGTCTGCCAAACCTTCGCCAGCGCGCGTGGAAGGATCG aAACAATTGCGTTTAAG ggccaGAAAGGTGAACCTGGTGACGTTCCTTTT aTTGCGGGACTACCTGGACGCCCAGGAGCAAtg GGTCCCCCAGGAGCAGATGGCCGACCTGGATATCCAGGAAGCAAAGGAAGACGA GGTGTCCCAGGTCCACCTGGTTTTGATGGAGAGCCAGGTGTCCCAGGCATGCCAGGTGAGCCCGGTCCTGTAGGCAATTCACTGCCTGGG agtcAGTTTTCTTCTCAAATGGCCTCTGGATTCCAGGATGGGAAGCTTGGAATGTCGGCGATGGTCTCTGGAGCACCG GGTGAAACAGGACCAAGAGGTCATCCAGGCCCACCAGGTCCACCA GGGCCAACAGGAGCACAAGGTGCGCCAGGAGATGCGGGTGATCCTGGACCTATG ggCTCTTTTGGTCCAAGGGGACCAGATGGTCCTCCTGGAAAACCTGGCCCAGAT GGTGAGCCTGGACCCCCCGGAAATACAGGAGAAAAAGGATTCCCTGGCTCTGCA GGCTCCAGAGGGTTTCCAGGATTACCAGGCCAATCTGGGATGAAAGGTCAAATG GGTCATCCAGGTCTGCAGGGTGCGAAAGGAGAACCAGGTGCAgtggggtcaaag GGAGAATCAGGAACTCCTGGTGGCATGGGACTTGTGGGTCCACAG GGCCCGACTGGCATGCCTGGTGAGAGAGGACGCATCGGTCCAACAGGGCCTGTG ggAAGGCGTGGTCTTTCAGGAAACGTGGGAAAACCAGGTCCATTG GGCCCGATGGGAATTGCTGGAACCCCAGGATTTCCTGGTGGCCCAGGCATGAAG GGTGAAGCAGGAGCCACAGGTCCACGAGGTACCAGCGGACTCCAAGGCCCAAGAGGAGAACCGGGCCGGCAAGGTTCACCTGGACAGCAGGGCAACCAG GGACCATCAGGAACAGACGGCACTCCTGGAGTTAAAGGACCACCA GGCATCCCAGGTGTGCAAGGCCCTGTTGGACTGAATGGACAGCCTGGCCCACCTGGACCTCAAGGATCAACTGGACATCCAGGGGCCAAGGGCCAAGTG GGTGACCTTGGCTCCCCTGGTTTTAAAGGAGAACCTGGAGCTAAAGGAGAACTT GGCCCACCTGGTGTTCAAGGAGAAATGGGGCCAATGGGAGAGGAAGGAAAGCGAGGCCCAAGAGGAGACGCAGGGGCCATTGGACCCCCGGGCCCAGCTGGAGAAAG aggagCTCCAGGTAACCGCGGGTTCCCAGGAGCTGATGGTTTGCCAGGTCAAAag GGAGCACAGGGTGAACGTGGTGTCCCAGGCTCATCGGGGCCTAAAGGTGCAACTGGAGACCCTGGCCGACCTGGGGAAACAGGAATTACAGGGGCGAGG GGCTTAACTGGCATTCTTGGAATGCAAGGTGCAGAGGGGAAGATAGGCCCACAG GGAGCACCAGGAGATGATGGGAATCCAGGTACAGCAGGGTCTACGGGAACAAGAGGTGCAGCAGGACCCATGGGTTTGCCTGGACCTAAAGGCTTCAGT GGTGATCCAGGGAAAGCAGGAGAGGCAGGATCACCAGGAGCTTCAGGACAAAGA GGACCTAATGGAAAAGATGGAGAAGAAGGTCCAGCGGGAACACCAGGACCTCTG GGAGTAGCAGGAAAGAGAGGAGAACAGGGACCTCCTGGACTAACTGGCTTCCAA GGTTTGCCTGGACCCCCAGGCCCACCAGGAGAGTCAGGAAAACCAGGGGATGAG GGTATCCATGGAGAGGCTGGTGGTGCAGGGCAGACTGGTCCAAGG GGTGAACGTGGAACCCCAGGAGAGAGAGGTGAACCTGGTCCTAATGGGTTACCAGGACAAAAAGGAAGCCCAGGAACCCCTGGACCTGACGGTCCCAAG GGTAAACCAGGTCCAGCTGGAACTGTTGGAGAACCAGGACCACCAGGCCTACAGGGCATGCCAGGAGAGAGAGGAATAACTGGACCAGCCGGACCTAAAGGAGAAAGT GGTGCAATGGGTGACAGAGGGGCAGAAGGGGCGGCTGGCAATGATGGGGCTCGA GGATTACCTGGTCCTGTTGGACCTGTTGGACCAGCTGGCCCACCTGGGGAGaag GGAGAACAAGGCCCAAGAGGCCCTGCTGGATCTCCAGGCTCTAGAGCAATGGCT GGCTCACCTGGTGAGCCAGGTCCTACTGGTCCAGTTGGGTTCGCTGGACCTCCC GGTCCTGATGGTCAGCCCGGAGTTAAAGGTGAAACTGGAGAGGAAGGTGCAAAGGGCGAGGCTGGATCTCCAGGGCCTCGGGGAATGGCAGGAAAACCTGGACCACAG GGAGTGGTTGGAATTACGGGCCTCAAAGGTGGCAGAGGAACTCAAGGAGCAGCT GGTCCCAGTGGTTTCCCTGGATCCCCAGGAGGTGTCGGCCCACCAGGCTCTGCT GGTCCAGTTGGTGAGCCTGGTCCTATCGGAGCCCCAGGTAAAGAGGGCCCACCTGGGCT GGAACCTGGAGGTCATGGCCGCCAGGGGGAGCGTGGAAACCCTGGACCTGCTGGTAGCCCTGGAGACAAAGGTGAACCAGGAGAGGACGGACTGCCA TGCCCAGATGGGCCACCAGGACCTGCTGGAACTCCAGGACAGAGGGGACTTGTAGGTCTACCTGGAATGAGAGGAGAGCGTGGTATGGCTGGCCTTCCTGGACCTGCG GGTCAACCAGGAAAAGCTGGCACCCCAGGTCCTCAAGGAACCAAAGGTGGTGCTGGACCAGTTGGTTTGCCAGGGGCAGCTGGACCCAGAGGAGAGATGCTGGCCCAGAG GGTTTGGCTGGAGCTGATGGAATTCAAGGAGCTGATGGCATCATTGGACCCAGA GGTGACAGAGGAGTCCCAGGACCAGAGGGTCTTGCAGGTGGTCAGGGAGCACCAGGAACCCCAGGACCTGTTGGAACACCTGGAGATCCAGGACAGAGAGGAGATCAGGTTTATTTCCCGTTTCAATCGCAGATATTTCACA GGTGCAAGAGGTCCACCTGGTCCTGATGGTCAAGCAGGAACCAGAGGGAAAAAA GGGCCACAAGGACCAATGGGAGATAAAGGTGATAAAGGAGATGCGGGTGAGAGAGGTCAGAAGGGCCATCGTGGCTTCACTGGACTCCATGGGCTTCCTGGAAGTTCA GGTGCTCCAGGGGATGATGGTCCTATAGGAATCATCGGACCAAGTGGTCAAAGA GGACCCCCTGGCCTGTTTGGTCCAGCAGGAAAAGAAGGAGATATGGGTTCACCTGGAGCAGTGGGGGCTCCTGGATCTCGAGGTGCCCCTGGTGATATTGGACCTGAG GGACCACCTGGAGAACCCGGCCCAGCTGGACCCCCAGG TCCTGGCCCCCCTACAGCTGCTGTGGATGACCTTTTTGGAACAAACTTCGACCTTGTTGAATTCGAGCCAGAGGAACCTCAACCACCCCCAGAGTTCAACGAGGATGAGGCAAGACCCAATAACGGATCTGATGCGGTTCGGGTCGACAGTGAGGTTCACTTGTCTCTGAAGAGCTTGGGAAGTCAGCTGGACAGCATGCGCAGTCCTGATGGCACTCGCCAATATCCTGCCCGCACGTGTCAGGACCTGAAGCAGTGCTATCCTCTGAAGAAGAGCG GTGAATACTGGATAGACCCAAATGAGGGCAGCCCTAGAGATGCCATCCAAGTGTACTGTAACATGGAAATGGGGGAGACATGTATACCTGCCAACCCTGCCAGCATCCCACGAAAGAACTGGTGGACTTCACACTCCAGCATACCAAAACCAGTCTGGTTTGGGACAATCATAAACCGGGGAACTAAG TTCACCTATGGAAACAAAGAGACACCAGCTAACGCTGTAATCCGTCCAGTGAGATTTCTCCGTCTGCTATCAAAGGAAGCAGCACAGACCGTCACCTATCACTGCAAAAACAGTGTGGCCTATAAAGATGAGAAGAACAGCAATCTGAAGAAGGCTTTAGTCCTAAAGTCTTCTGATGGACAGGACATCACTGCTTATAGCAACAACCGTCTGGAGTACACAGTCTCAGAGGATGGCTGCTCT AAACCCAACGGTGAATGGGGCAAGACCGTCTTTGAGTTCCGCACACAC AAAACCTTCACGGCTGCCATTGTGGACTTGGCTCCAGTGGACGTAGGTGGCAAAGATCAGGAGTTTGGCATTGATATCGGCCAT ACCTCTATTGATTTACCATGA